One Nostocoides sp. HKS02 genomic window carries:
- a CDS encoding chorismate mutase, protein MTSPDPTPPELARLRASIDNIDAALIHLLAERFKCTQRVGELKAREGLPPADPAREESQIARLRALADDAGLDPTFAEKFLTFVIAEVIHHHEAIAQR, encoded by the coding sequence GTGACCTCGCCCGACCCGACGCCACCCGAGCTGGCTCGCCTGCGGGCCAGCATCGACAACATCGACGCCGCCCTGATCCATCTGCTCGCCGAGCGGTTCAAGTGCACGCAGCGGGTGGGGGAGCTCAAGGCACGCGAGGGTCTGCCGCCTGCCGATCCCGCGCGCGAGGAGTCCCAGATCGCGCGGCTGCGGGCGCTCGCCGACGACGCGGGGCTCGACCCGACCTTCGCCGAGAAGTTCCTGACCTTCGTGATCGCCGAGGTCATCCACCACCACGAGGCGATCGCCCAGCGCTGA